The following are from one region of the Rosistilla carotiformis genome:
- a CDS encoding carboxypeptidase-like regulatory domain-containing protein — MNCVRFGIAGAVSFFAMLSIGCGSGSGTNNPGVTVHPASGKVLVDGAPMEGVTVILKGKDRGASAKSDAQGTFTFTTFDAGDGVPEGSYKVAVLKLETVGADSSYFDENSPNYGKTPPPEAMGKVVDHIAEKYADAETSGLTAEVKPGDNDFTFEVTSK; from the coding sequence ATGAATTGTGTTCGGTTCGGCATTGCAGGTGCGGTTTCCTTCTTTGCCATGTTAAGCATCGGTTGTGGTTCGGGCTCCGGCACCAATAATCCAGGAGTAACCGTCCACCCAGCCAGCGGCAAGGTGCTGGTCGATGGAGCGCCCATGGAGGGCGTCACCGTCATTTTGAAAGGAAAGGATCGTGGCGCTTCGGCAAAGTCGGACGCTCAAGGCACTTTCACCTTCACAACGTTTGACGCGGGGGACGGAGTTCCTGAAGGATCTTACAAAGTTGCGGTCCTAAAACTCGAAACCGTCGGCGCCGACAGCTCGTACTTCGATGAAAATTCGCCCAACTACGGCAAGACACCCCCTCCCGAAGCGATGGGAAAAGTCGTTGATCATATTGCGGAGAAGTACGCGGACGCTGAAACGTCGGGCCTGACAGCCGAAGTAAAGCCAGGTGACAACGATTTCACCTTTGAAGTCACCAGCAAATAA